One window from the genome of Flavobacterium agricola encodes:
- a CDS encoding ferredoxin--NADP reductase, giving the protein MSRFNKLTVKNITRETPNAIVITFDVPESLATTYQFLAGQYLNIKHVIDNKEVKRAYSISASPNEKTLAVTVKEVAGGLFSTYANQHLTVGTNMEVGVPEGRFTIETDANNNHLYGAIAAGSGITPIISIIKTVLENEPNSQFVLLYGNKSVQETIFYNEIARLLNTYKERFSVQYIFSQEVSEGSLNGRIVRETIQNTFTANQSGNYAKFFICGPEELVYNSTSALKESGVTEDKIKFELFNSSEKGSYVPVSSDNTTITVLLDDEEVVFEMSRKDSIIKALNDKGLDAPQSCLGGVCSSCICKITKGEAVLAKNSVLTDQEIAAGFTLACQAYPTTSEIAIDFDNV; this is encoded by the coding sequence ATGTCAAGATTTAACAAACTAACTGTAAAGAATATTACTAGAGAAACACCAAATGCTATTGTAATAACATTTGATGTTCCTGAAAGTTTAGCTACAACCTATCAGTTTTTAGCTGGTCAGTATCTTAACATAAAACATGTTATAGATAATAAAGAAGTAAAAAGAGCGTATTCTATTTCGGCTTCGCCAAATGAAAAAACGTTAGCTGTAACGGTTAAAGAAGTTGCTGGTGGTTTATTTTCTACCTATGCAAACCAACATTTAACGGTGGGTACAAACATGGAAGTTGGTGTTCCTGAAGGGCGTTTTACAATAGAAACTGATGCAAACAACAACCATTTATACGGAGCAATTGCAGCAGGTTCAGGAATTACACCAATAATTTCTATTATTAAAACCGTTTTAGAAAATGAACCAAACAGCCAATTTGTACTTTTATACGGAAACAAATCGGTGCAAGAAACCATTTTTTACAACGAAATTGCTCGCCTTTTAAATACTTATAAAGAACGCTTTTCTGTACAATATATATTCAGTCAAGAAGTTAGCGAAGGTTCATTAAACGGACGCATTGTTCGCGAAACAATTCAAAACACATTTACAGCTAACCAATCGGGCAACTACGCTAAATTTTTTATTTGCGGACCAGAAGAACTGGTTTATAACAGCACATCAGCTTTAAAAGAAAGCGGCGTAACCGAAGATAAAATTAAGTTTGAATTATTTAACAGCTCAGAAAAAGGCAGCTACGTACCGGTATCGTCAGACAACACAACCATTACGGTTTTATTAGATGATGAAGAAGTGGTTTTTGAAATGTCTCGTAAAGATTCAATCATAAAAGCTTTAAACGATAAAGGTTTAGATGCACCTCAATCTTGTTTAGGCGGAGTTTGTTCAAGTTGTATTTGTAAAATCACAAAAGGAGAAGCTGTTTTAGCTAAAAACTCGGTTTTAACCGATCAAGAAATAGCGGCAGGATTTACGTTAGCTTGTCAAGCTTACCCAACAACAAGCGAAATTGCAATTGATTTTGACAACGTATAA
- the porW gene encoding type IX secretion system periplasmic lipoprotein PorW/SprE — protein sequence MKQFSLKILIPIALAWVVIACSTKRDTLLNRKFQALTTEYNVLFNGQEAFNKYHEELINSFVDNYWEVLPIEPFVAKDEFEAPSGEQTGQNLSVPEDKATKAIQKHSMYINGQERNPQADEAYLLLGKTRYYDNRFLPAIEAFNYVIYKSPEANTLNEIVVWRERAHIQLDNNEQAIANLKELLETTDQKDFKKEVFVDANAVLAQAYYNTQVIDTAITKLTVARNLTRDNEKKARFSFILGQLHNKFNQPDSANYYFQEVINMKRKAKRMYTMQAYAQQANLFDYEKGDTIAFLKKFNALLADRENRPYLYILNHQLGNFYNHYHDYKKAIAYYNASIKQNNGKDRYLQASNYRELGQINFEERDFKTSAKYYDSSLVNLPNPSKEYLTIQRKLKNIGEVIKYEDMITVADSTIRIYNMTEPERVAYFSGYIEELKEKDTEAALKAIEQAKKQNNIAAAQQQQQAINNLASQSTNNFQPPGAEMMPPPGFDADQNTFYYYIPQSVQQGKLNFERRWGKRPLKDNWRWLANVSNTGAIAANENITISVDSTLTEKGEKPLLDLSLPKYDLQTYLDKVVTDPEAIAELEKNRNAAYYELGYIYDDKFGEYQLAADRLESLLASNPEKGLLLPTYYNLYKIYTKLNSPKALVYQNKIMTEYPDTHYAKVLQGLVAEKTDDPEAVYTVVYKEYLDKNDPELALEQVKEKIDFYTGTPIISKFELLKARLLAKIYGVTAYKQALTEIEDLYPLTEEGKEAKRILETEIPSLEAYEFSDKDLNKWLLVYQLPKNDTKQIEGLVQTIQKYITQTHNASLKVTVDYYNPEITLVVVHGFYSDARARQMDMLLHEKEYKVKLNGLPMSLHNYIVIQTHKNLDSYKIK from the coding sequence GTGAAACAATTCTCTTTAAAAATACTAATTCCCATTGCTTTGGCATGGGTGGTAATTGCATGCTCTACCAAGCGTGATACGCTGCTTAACCGTAAGTTTCAGGCTTTAACTACCGAGTACAATGTGTTGTTTAATGGGCAAGAAGCGTTTAATAAATACCACGAAGAATTAATCAATAGTTTTGTTGATAATTATTGGGAAGTTTTACCTATTGAACCTTTTGTAGCAAAAGATGAATTTGAGGCGCCTTCTGGTGAGCAAACAGGGCAAAATCTTTCGGTTCCTGAAGATAAAGCAACCAAAGCCATCCAAAAACATTCCATGTACATTAATGGGCAAGAACGAAATCCGCAGGCAGATGAAGCCTATTTGCTTTTAGGCAAAACCCGTTATTACGACAACCGATTTTTACCTGCTATTGAAGCTTTTAATTATGTTATTTATAAATCGCCAGAAGCCAATACGTTAAACGAAATTGTTGTTTGGCGTGAGCGTGCACATATTCAATTAGATAATAACGAACAAGCAATTGCTAACTTGAAAGAATTGCTTGAAACTACGGATCAGAAAGATTTTAAAAAAGAAGTTTTTGTTGATGCCAATGCTGTTTTAGCACAAGCTTATTACAACACCCAAGTTATTGATACGGCAATTACCAAACTTACCGTGGCTCGTAACTTGACAAGAGATAATGAGAAAAAAGCTCGTTTTTCGTTCATTTTAGGGCAGCTGCATAATAAATTCAATCAGCCAGATAGCGCAAATTATTATTTTCAGGAAGTAATTAACATGAAGCGTAAAGCCAAACGCATGTATACCATGCAAGCTTACGCACAACAAGCTAATTTGTTTGATTACGAAAAAGGAGATACGATTGCCTTTCTGAAAAAATTTAATGCATTGTTAGCCGATCGTGAAAATCGTCCGTATTTGTATATTTTAAATCATCAATTAGGTAACTTTTACAATCATTACCACGATTATAAAAAAGCCATTGCGTATTACAACGCATCTATAAAACAAAATAACGGTAAAGATCGCTATTTACAAGCATCAAATTACCGAGAATTAGGACAGATAAATTTTGAAGAACGTGATTTTAAAACTTCGGCTAAATATTACGATTCTTCGTTAGTAAATTTACCTAATCCATCAAAAGAATATCTTACCATTCAACGCAAGTTAAAAAACATTGGAGAAGTTATTAAATACGAAGACATGATAACGGTTGCAGATAGCACCATTCGTATTTATAACATGACCGAGCCCGAGCGCGTTGCTTATTTTTCGGGTTATATAGAAGAACTTAAAGAAAAAGATACCGAGGCAGCGCTAAAAGCTATAGAACAAGCTAAAAAACAAAATAATATTGCAGCTGCCCAACAACAGCAACAAGCTATTAATAACTTAGCTTCTCAATCAACTAATAACTTTCAACCACCGGGAGCAGAAATGATGCCTCCGCCAGGTTTTGATGCCGATCAAAATACATTTTACTATTATATTCCGCAATCGGTTCAGCAAGGAAAATTAAATTTTGAACGCCGTTGGGGTAAACGACCGTTAAAGGATAATTGGCGTTGGTTGGCTAATGTTTCTAACACCGGAGCAATTGCTGCGAATGAAAATATTACCATTAGCGTGGATAGCACTTTAACAGAAAAAGGCGAAAAACCTTTGTTAGATTTAAGTTTGCCTAAATACGATTTACAAACGTATTTAGATAAAGTAGTTACCGATCCTGAAGCAATTGCTGAGCTTGAAAAGAATAGAAACGCTGCTTATTACGAGTTGGGTTATATTTATGATGATAAGTTTGGCGAATATCAATTGGCTGCAGACCGATTAGAAAGTTTGTTGGCATCTAACCCAGAAAAAGGTTTGCTGTTGCCAACATATTATAATTTGTATAAAATTTACACCAAATTAAATTCGCCTAAAGCACTTGTTTATCAAAATAAAATAATGACAGAATATCCGGATACGCATTACGCTAAAGTTTTGCAAGGTTTGGTTGCCGAAAAAACAGACGATCCGGAAGCTGTTTATACCGTAGTTTATAAAGAATATTTAGATAAAAACGATCCGGAATTGGCTTTAGAACAAGTTAAAGAAAAAATTGATTTTTATACCGGTACGCCAATTATTTCTAAATTTGAATTGTTAAAAGCACGCCTTTTAGCTAAAATTTACGGAGTTACTGCTTATAAACAAGCTTTGACCGAAATAGAAGATTTATATCCATTAACGGAAGAAGGAAAAGAGGCCAAACGTATTTTAGAAACTGAAATTCCGAGTTTAGAAGCTTATGAGTTTTCAGATAAAGATCTAAACAAATGGCTGTTGGTTTATCAGTTACCGAAAAACGATACCAAACAAATTGAAGGTTTGGTGCAAACCATTCAAAAATATATAACCCAAACGCATAATGCATCATTAAAAGTTACGGTTGATTATTATAACCCAGAAATAACATTAGTTGTGGTGCACGGTTTTTATTCGGATGCAAGAGCCAGACAAATGGATATGCTGCTTCACGAAAAAGAATATAAGGTTAAGCTAAACGGTTTACCAATGTCGTTGCATAACTACATTGTAATTCAAACCCATAAAAATTTAGATTCATACAAAATAAAATAG
- a CDS encoding bactofilin family protein produces the protein MFKKGEPNATENLGKTNRIVYATEIKGDITSEADFRLDGLLHGNFTCKGRLVIGAQGKLVGDIKCANLDIEGVFEGTAIVDALITLRTSAVVTGHLKMKNLVVEQGAKVNSTCEMHAEAQNTKTAEKGEKK, from the coding sequence ATGTTTAAAAAAGGAGAACCCAACGCAACAGAAAATCTAGGCAAAACCAATAGAATTGTTTATGCAACCGAAATAAAAGGCGATATTACCTCTGAAGCCGATTTTAGATTAGATGGTTTATTACACGGTAATTTTACTTGTAAAGGTAGGCTGGTAATTGGTGCCCAAGGTAAATTAGTAGGCGATATTAAATGTGCTAACCTAGATATTGAAGGTGTTTTTGAAGGAACTGCAATTGTTGATGCGTTAATTACTTTACGAACAAGCGCTGTGGTAACCGGACATTTAAAAATGAAAAATTTGGTGGTAGAGCAAGGTGCAAAAGTAAATTCTACTTGCGAAATGCATGCTGAGGCCCAAAACACCAAAACAGCTGAAAAAGGTGAAAAAAAATAA
- a CDS encoding PadR family transcriptional regulator has product MSKASLYKGSLQTIILQLLQANGKMYGYEITQKVKELTQDELVLTEGALYPALHKLEAQGFLEVEVLEVANRLRKYYKLTPAGVEESASKLEALLQFVENMQLLTSKKLV; this is encoded by the coding sequence ATGTCAAAAGCATCTTTGTACAAAGGCAGTTTGCAAACCATTATTCTGCAACTTTTACAAGCTAATGGAAAAATGTACGGGTACGAAATAACGCAGAAAGTAAAAGAACTAACTCAAGATGAGTTGGTTTTAACCGAAGGTGCTTTGTATCCGGCTTTACATAAGCTAGAAGCTCAGGGTTTTTTAGAGGTTGAGGTTTTAGAAGTTGCGAATCGATTGCGAAAGTATTACAAACTAACCCCTGCTGGTGTAGAAGAAAGTGCTTCAAAACTTGAAGCACTTTTACAGTTTGTCGAAAATATGCAACTTTTAACCTCAAAAAAATTGGTGTAA
- a CDS encoding ABC transporter ATP-binding protein — protein sequence MIRIENLQKTYGKETVLAIDALEIQRSEVVGLIGNNGAGKTTLFSLILDLIEPSKGFVSNKGIVVSQSDSWKKHTAAFLDESFLIGYLTPEEYFYFIGSLHNMNKADVDAFIETFRDFFNDEILNKKKYIRDLSKGNQKKVGIIAAFMGNPEVVILDEPFANLDPTTQIRLKRVITDFSQNNKTTILISSHDLSLTVEVVSRILILEKGRLLKDTEKTENSLQELESFFAV from the coding sequence ATGATTCGAATAGAAAATTTACAAAAAACATATGGTAAAGAAACCGTTTTAGCTATTGATGCGCTTGAAATTCAGCGATCAGAAGTTGTTGGTTTAATTGGTAATAACGGCGCAGGTAAAACAACTTTGTTTTCGTTAATATTAGATTTAATTGAGCCAAGCAAAGGTTTTGTAAGTAACAAGGGCATTGTAGTGAGCCAATCTGATAGCTGGAAAAAACATACGGCTGCTTTTTTAGATGAATCTTTTTTAATAGGTTATTTAACCCCCGAAGAATATTTTTATTTTATTGGCAGCTTGCATAATATGAATAAAGCCGATGTTGACGCGTTTATAGAAACGTTTCGTGATTTTTTTAACGACGAAATTTTAAACAAGAAAAAATACATTCGTGATCTTTCTAAAGGAAACCAAAAAAAAGTTGGCATTATTGCTGCTTTTATGGGTAATCCTGAAGTTGTTATTTTAGACGAGCCGTTTGCAAATTTAGATCCAACCACGCAAATCCGTTTAAAGCGTGTAATTACAGATTTTAGCCAAAATAATAAAACAACCATTTTAATTTCTTCTCACGATTTAAGTTTAACCGTTGAGGTTGTTTCTCGCATTTTAATATTAGAAAAAGGAAGGTTGTTAAAAGATACCGAAAAAACAGAAAATTCGTTGCAAGAGCTCGAAAGCTTTTTTGCTGTATAA
- a CDS encoding DUF6341 family protein, translating to MTSFFNGLGWFIGDFLMTPMNALAKLELSNWWLANFITWIFIIILCAAFGYWMKQLAIFHESGADEQDTTAHSFLK from the coding sequence ATGACATCTTTTTTCAACGGTTTAGGTTGGTTTATTGGTGATTTTTTAATGACACCAATGAACGCCCTAGCAAAACTAGAATTGAGTAACTGGTGGTTAGCGAATTTCATTACTTGGATTTTCATAATCATTTTGTGTGCTGCTTTTGGCTACTGGATGAAACAGTTAGCTATTTTCCACGAAAGTGGAGCAGATGAGCAAGATACAACCGCTCACTCATTCTTAAAATAA
- a CDS encoding DUF5687 family protein: MFFNLFRLEIKALLRSKQLKTEVFTFLFKAFFLVYLALVLLGLAVLTPEYVAKLYPNQDLFYIITGFFVFYWLYDLFLRYIISGSPIVDIKPLLLINIKHKIIVQYTVCKAYFKLFNVIHLFFFIPLAFILIRSGYDAVSVLGWTLSMLLLLSCNSFISIFLEKINLFFYLFVGLLTFLGFAHIYGWIDILPFTSPLSAFFYQYKFAVVLAVAFVLLFALLTYSYYNTQLYLDKGLSKNEAEIKSLDFKYLTNMGVVGAFIKNDLYLIFRNKRPRTTLLFSLIFIFYPFLFLDFDKELSPAMIFFAIFATGGFMISFGQFVPSWDSAYYPLLMTQNISYRDYLISKWCIMAIACLITLVLCSFYLFFSPVFFLALVAATIFNIGFNAYITLLTGAFMRQGIDLTSNVGAFGNTKSFNVNTLVLSLVILVTPILIQIFFQLLFNVYVGLLAVAVAGLVGFLLREKVINRLVNNYNKNKYRALIDFKN; the protein is encoded by the coding sequence ATGTTTTTTAATTTATTTCGATTAGAAATAAAAGCTTTGTTGCGTTCTAAGCAGCTTAAAACAGAAGTTTTTACTTTTCTTTTTAAAGCTTTTTTTCTGGTTTATCTAGCCCTTGTTTTATTAGGTTTAGCTGTTTTAACTCCAGAATATGTAGCTAAACTTTATCCCAATCAAGATTTATTTTATATAATAACCGGTTTTTTTGTTTTTTACTGGTTGTACGATCTTTTTTTGCGTTATATAATTAGCGGCTCTCCAATTGTAGATATTAAGCCGTTGTTACTTATTAATATCAAACATAAAATCATTGTTCAGTACACGGTGTGCAAAGCTTACTTTAAGCTTTTTAATGTTATTCATTTATTTTTCTTTATTCCTTTAGCTTTTATTTTAATTCGTTCGGGTTACGATGCTGTTTCAGTTTTAGGTTGGACGTTAAGCATGTTATTGCTTTTAAGTTGTAATAGTTTTATAAGCATCTTTTTAGAAAAGATTAATTTGTTTTTTTACCTTTTTGTTGGCTTACTAACGTTTTTAGGTTTTGCACATATTTACGGTTGGATTGATATTTTACCTTTTACTTCGCCCTTATCTGCATTTTTTTATCAGTATAAATTTGCTGTTGTTTTAGCCGTAGCATTTGTTTTGCTTTTTGCTTTGCTAACCTACAGCTATTATAATACCCAATTGTATTTAGATAAAGGACTGAGTAAAAACGAAGCAGAAATTAAAAGTTTAGATTTTAAATATTTAACCAATATGGGTGTTGTTGGTGCTTTTATTAAAAACGATTTGTACTTAATTTTCCGCAACAAACGCCCCCGTACAACGCTATTGTTTTCGTTGATTTTTATTTTTTATCCTTTTTTGTTTCTAGATTTTGATAAAGAATTAAGCCCAGCCATGATTTTCTTTGCCATTTTTGCAACTGGCGGATTTATGATTTCGTTTGGTCAATTTGTTCCATCTTGGGATTCGGCATATTATCCGTTATTAATGACGCAAAACATTTCGTACCGCGATTATTTAATTTCAAAATGGTGCATTATGGCAATTGCTTGCCTAATAACGTTGGTTTTGTGTAGTTTTTATTTGTTTTTTTCTCCCGTGTTTTTTTTAGCCCTTGTAGCAGCCACCATATTTAATATTGGGTTTAATGCTTACATAACTTTGCTTACAGGTGCTTTTATGCGACAAGGAATAGATTTAACAAGCAATGTAGGTGCTTTTGGTAATACCAAATCTTTTAATGTTAATACGTTAGTTCTATCATTGGTTATTTTGGTTACGCCAATACTAATTCAAATCTTTTTTCAACTTTTATTTAATGTTTATGTAGGATTGTTAGCCGTTGCTGTTGCTGGGCTAGTTGGTTTTTTATTGCGCGAAAAAGTTATTAATCGTTTAGTAAACAATTACAATAAAAATAAATACCGAGCTTTAATAGATTTTAAAAATTAA
- a CDS encoding DUF6427 family protein, whose translation MITSIFNKTRPINYIILFVFLLIFFTLYQSLAVTTPLNFITGLQKAGSFLLLNASLFLMHFIYNRNNLVKDNMFGAFFSFLFCLLFPEIFNSPHIICALFLLVLAFRRLIALRSKLSIKQKLFDSCVLILIASLFYVWSALFLLLVFFVIMFQTSFDFKNWLIPFIALFIVGSIAIFFEMIFNTGYIFSLIESVSFSFNLHALANQSVTFFVLCFYALIIILFLFSSFVTSGSRSVNRTAVYHILYLILIISFIIFICMPTPNLAVASFSFFPLAIMGSNMIEKIEKAWIKESFLGGITVCILIFYFLQL comes from the coding sequence ATGATAACAAGCATTTTTAATAAAACAAGACCAATAAATTATATTATTTTATTTGTTTTTTTATTGATTTTCTTTACTCTTTACCAAAGTTTGGCTGTAACAACGCCATTAAATTTTATTACAGGTTTACAAAAAGCAGGATCGTTTTTACTTTTAAACGCATCACTTTTTTTAATGCATTTTATTTATAACCGTAATAATTTGGTTAAAGACAACATGTTTGGTGCCTTCTTCTCGTTTTTGTTTTGCTTGTTATTTCCTGAGATTTTTAATAGCCCGCATATTATTTGTGCTCTGTTTTTATTGGTTTTAGCTTTTAGGCGATTAATTGCTTTGCGATCTAAACTCAGCATCAAACAAAAACTTTTTGATAGCTGCGTATTAATTTTAATTGCCAGTTTGTTTTACGTTTGGAGCGCTTTGTTTTTGTTACTGGTATTTTTTGTTATTATGTTTCAAACTTCGTTTGATTTTAAAAACTGGCTTATTCCTTTTATTGCTTTATTTATTGTAGGATCCATTGCTATATTTTTTGAAATGATTTTTAATACGGGCTATATTTTTAGTTTAATAGAATCTGTTTCGTTTTCTTTTAACTTACATGCCTTAGCTAATCAATCCGTTACATTTTTCGTTTTGTGTTTTTATGCCTTAATTATCATTTTGTTTTTGTTCTCCTCGTTTGTTACAAGCGGATCTAGATCGGTAAACCGCACCGCAGTATATCATATTTTGTATTTAATTTTAATAATATCTTTTATTATTTTTATTTGCATGCCAACGCCAAACTTGGCAGTAGCATCTTTTTCCTTTTTTCCTTTAGCGATTATGGGAAGTAATATGATTGAGAAAATTGAAAAAGCTTGGATAAAAGAATCCTTTTTGGGTGGTATAACCGTATGTATTTTAATTTTTTACTTTTTACAACTATAA
- a CDS encoding DUF4254 domain-containing protein yields the protein MFAEFAFPIFEQSIADYHKFDDVNQPINNPYEKGTIEYLLYAKNWVDTVQWHYEDIIRDPQIDPVAALTLKRKIDASNQVRTDMVEYIDSYFLQKYKDVVVKADAKINTESPAWAIDRLSILALKIYHMREEATRENASDEHRAKCQEKLNVLLEQQKDMFVSINDLLKDIENGDKYMKVYKQMKMYNDDDLNPVLYQNKK from the coding sequence ATGTTTGCAGAATTTGCTTTTCCAATTTTCGAACAAAGTATTGCGGATTACCACAAGTTTGACGATGTAAATCAACCAATCAATAATCCGTACGAAAAAGGAACAATTGAATATTTGTTGTATGCTAAAAACTGGGTTGATACCGTACAATGGCATTATGAAGATATTATTCGTGATCCTCAAATCGATCCTGTTGCTGCCTTAACTTTAAAACGTAAAATTGATGCATCAAACCAAGTTCGTACCGATATGGTAGAATATATTGATAGCTATTTTTTACAAAAATATAAAGATGTTGTGGTAAAAGCAGATGCAAAAATTAATACCGAATCTCCGGCTTGGGCTATAGATCGTTTATCAATTTTAGCATTAAAAATTTATCACATGCGTGAAGAAGCAACTCGCGAAAACGCATCGGACGAGCATCGTGCAAAATGTCAAGAAAAATTAAACGTTTTATTAGAACAACAAAAAGACATGTTTGTATCTATTAACGATTTATTAAAAGATATTGAAAACGGAGATAAATACATGAAGGTGTACAAACAAATGAAAATGTACAACGATGACGATTTAAATCCGGTATTATACCAAAACAAAAAATAA
- a CDS encoding glycosyltransferase family 9 protein has product MSKPKHILVMRLSAMGDVAMTVPVLKAFSLQYPEVKITVASRPFFKPFFRDIQNLDFFPVDVNGRHKGLKGLYQLFLDTKALGITEVADLHNVLRAQVVRSFYKLFGYKVAATDKGRADKKELTKLAPKNIEPVKSMFQRHAETFAQLGYPLDLTHPVFATKAVLTDKALAIAGNKTQRWIGIAPFAQYQTKVYPQYLMQQVIDALAKAENKVFLFGGGAKEIAVLNDLKKDYENVVVLAGKLTLDEEMDVISNLDVMLSMDSGNAHIAALLGVRVVTLWGATHPFAGFLPFNQKLSDALVPDLKQYPLLPTSVYGNKIVPGYEKVMETILVADVVNKLME; this is encoded by the coding sequence ATGTCTAAACCAAAACATATTTTAGTTATGAGGCTTTCTGCAATGGGCGATGTCGCAATGACGGTTCCGGTGCTGAAAGCTTTTTCTTTGCAATATCCTGAGGTAAAAATTACCGTGGCTTCTCGCCCATTTTTTAAACCCTTTTTTAGAGATATTCAAAACTTAGATTTTTTTCCGGTTGATGTTAATGGCCGTCATAAAGGTTTAAAAGGTTTGTATCAGTTATTTTTAGATACCAAAGCTTTAGGAATTACCGAGGTTGCCGATTTGCATAACGTTTTACGTGCCCAAGTTGTTCGTAGTTTTTATAAGCTTTTTGGCTATAAAGTTGCTGCAACAGATAAAGGCCGTGCCGATAAAAAAGAACTAACCAAATTAGCTCCTAAAAATATTGAGCCTGTTAAATCTATGTTTCAGCGCCATGCCGAAACTTTTGCGCAATTAGGCTATCCTTTAGATTTAACCCATCCGGTTTTTGCAACAAAAGCTGTTTTAACAGATAAAGCACTTGCTATTGCAGGAAACAAAACCCAACGCTGGATTGGTATTGCACCTTTTGCACAATATCAAACCAAAGTTTATCCACAGTATTTGATGCAACAAGTTATTGATGCGTTAGCTAAAGCCGAAAATAAAGTTTTTCTGTTTGGTGGTGGTGCTAAAGAAATAGCTGTTTTAAACGATCTTAAAAAAGATTACGAAAACGTTGTTGTATTAGCTGGTAAATTAACGTTAGATGAAGAGATGGATGTAATTTCTAATCTTGATGTCATGTTATCTATGGATTCGGGCAATGCGCACATTGCTGCGTTGTTGGGCGTACGTGTAGTTACCTTATGGGGTGCAACACATCCGTTTGCGGGCTTTTTGCCTTTTAATCAGAAGTTGTCAGACGCTTTAGTGCCCGATTTAAAACAATATCCTTTATTGCCTACTTCGGTTTACGGAAACAAAATTGTACCTGGTTACGAAAAAGTAATGGAAACTATTTTAGTTGCCGATGTGGTAAACAAATTGATGGAATAA
- the upp gene encoding uracil phosphoribosyltransferase: MNIHYISEQNSILNHFLAQLRDVNVQKDSMRFRKNVERIGEIMAYELSKTLPYKNVEVQTPLGIKKTTVIEDNVVLCSILRAGLALHTGFMNFFDDAENGFVSASRIHDAAGVSEIKVEYQAAPSFNNKHLLLLDPMLATGHSLVAVFNKLLDQETPKEIHICVVIAAPEGVAYLQQNLPDYCHLWIATLDDGLNTNNYILPGLGDAGDLAYGEKK; encoded by the coding sequence ATGAACATTCATTATATATCCGAGCAAAACAGCATTTTAAACCATTTTTTAGCCCAATTACGTGATGTGAATGTGCAAAAAGATTCGATGCGTTTTAGAAAAAACGTAGAACGAATTGGCGAAATAATGGCTTACGAGCTTAGCAAAACCTTACCTTACAAAAATGTTGAAGTACAAACACCGCTAGGAATTAAAAAAACAACAGTGATTGAAGATAATGTTGTGTTATGTTCTATTTTACGTGCTGGTTTGGCCTTACATACAGGTTTTATGAACTTTTTTGATGATGCAGAAAACGGATTTGTTTCGGCTTCTAGAATACATGATGCTGCTGGAGTTTCTGAAATTAAGGTTGAATATCAGGCAGCGCCATCGTTCAACAACAAACATTTGTTACTATTAGACCCAATGTTGGCTACCGGACATTCGTTAGTTGCTGTTTTTAATAAACTTTTAGATCAGGAAACCCCAAAAGAAATTCATATTTGCGTTGTTATTGCGGCGCCAGAAGGCGTTGCTTATTTGCAACAAAACTTACCCGATTACTGCCATTTATGGATTGCAACCTTAGATGATGGCCTAAATACAAACAATTACATTTTACCAGGATTAGGAGATGCAGGCGATTTAGCTTACGGAGAAAAAAAATAA